In a single window of the Campylobacter iguaniorum genome:
- the fliH gene encoding flagellar assembly protein FliH: protein MKQSNVVTNNDSHIVEPYRFKVLGTFPSQEEPPKQEEQPTQEPNTPETQTNAEQPPVEPPKIAAESSFIEELLKKTDELSDNIVKLQMQIENQENEFKTRLQEEVTRARDEGQKDGEALAKTKFDEQLKEIQNKYLNSLQKLDEEKLKLENLYTKSEAELAKTAVQIAKEVINKEVKDNSSLIASNIAKSLTSELNDASNIEIKTNPKDYEFIQENFKESSNIRITKDDAISPGGVIVLSDIGNVDGDVMARFEKIKKILSE from the coding sequence ATGAAACAAAGCAACGTTGTAACAAATAATGATAGCCATATTGTCGAGCCTTATAGATTTAAGGTACTTGGAACATTTCCTAGCCAAGAAGAGCCGCCAAAACAAGAAGAACAACCAACGCAAGAGCCAAATACTCCTGAAACTCAAACAAACGCAGAGCAGCCGCCAGTAGAGCCACCAAAGATAGCAGCAGAATCAAGCTTTATAGAAGAGTTGCTCAAAAAAACCGATGAGCTAAGCGACAATATCGTCAAACTCCAAATGCAAATCGAAAACCAAGAAAATGAGTTCAAAACCAGACTTCAAGAAGAAGTCACAAGAGCTAGAGATGAGGGTCAAAAAGATGGCGAAGCTCTAGCAAAGACTAAATTTGACGAACAATTAAAAGAAATACAAAACAAATATCTAAACTCACTCCAAAAGCTTGATGAAGAGAAATTAAAATTAGAAAATTTATATACAAAAAGCGAAGCTGAGCTTGCCAAAACTGCCGTTCAAATCGCAAAAGAAGTCATCAATAAAGAGGTCAAAGACAATTCATCGCTCATAGCTTCAAATATAGCAAAAAGCCTAACTAGTGAGCTAAATGACGCTTCAAATATAGAGATAAAAACCAACCCAAAAGATTATGAGTTTATCCAAGAAAATTTCAAAGAAAGCTCAAATATCAGAATAACAAAAGATGATGCCATAAGTCCTGGCGGGGTTATAGTCCTAAGCGATATCGGAAATGTCGATGGCGATGTGATGGCAAGATTTGAAAAAATTAAAAAAATTTTAAGCGAATAA
- a CDS encoding HAD-IIA family hydrolase has translation MYFIDVQGTLISDSDKNPINGACELIRFLNLKDIPYVVITNNTKKKSGDFLQELRQKGLEIKDGAYLDPFCVLNSILAPCNCAMFGADEFKQTMQSIGYKQDLQNPKAVLIASWDDFKFSDFASMNELVLNGAKLVAMHETSTYKKNGRLYPGVGAITNMISYSTGAKFSSVGKPSDAFYAETLNLINKQSKGVKFKDITIISDDAKGDLEGAKKLGMKTALVLSGKVSDPSKSGVGSEVLDQIYQDVSEFLKEINAKY, from the coding sequence ATGTATTTTATTGACGTTCAAGGCACACTTATAAGCGATAGCGATAAAAACCCTATAAATGGGGCTTGCGAGCTTATAAGATTTTTAAATTTAAAAGACATTCCATACGTTGTCATCACAAACAACACAAAGAAAAAAAGCGGGGATTTCTTGCAAGAATTAAGGCAAAAAGGGCTTGAAATAAAAGATGGCGCCTATCTTGATCCATTTTGCGTTTTAAACTCTATTTTAGCGCCTTGCAACTGCGCTATGTTTGGGGCTGATGAGTTCAAACAAACTATGCAAAGCATTGGTTACAAGCAAGATTTGCAAAACCCAAAAGCAGTACTTATAGCTAGCTGGGATGACTTTAAATTTAGCGATTTTGCAAGCATGAATGAGCTAGTGCTAAATGGCGCAAAACTAGTTGCCATGCACGAAACAAGCACATATAAGAAAAACGGCAGACTATATCCTGGAGTTGGGGCTATAACAAATATGATAAGCTACTCAACAGGGGCTAAATTTAGCTCAGTTGGCAAGCCAAGCGACGCTTTTTATGCTGAGACTCTAAATCTTATAAACAAGCAAAGTAAGGGCGTCAAATTTAAAGATATTACTATCATAAGTGACGACGCAAAAGGCGACTTGGAAGGCGCAAAAAAGCTTGGTATGAAAACAGCCTTAGTCCTTAGTGGCAAGGTGAGCGATCCAAGCAAAAGCGGCGTGGGAAGCGAAGTTTTGGATCAAATTTATCAAGATGTTAGCGAGTTTCTAAAGGAGATAAATGCAAAGTATTGA
- the fliF gene encoding flagellar basal-body MS-ring/collar protein FliF, translating to MDYKALFHQVGQLYQNLTLRQKIVAASSIVVVVGFLVFLSLYKGGQTSEYDGYSVLFRNLNPADSAQIVAQLEKDGVKYKLASENTILVPTAEVYKERIAVASLGIMKDGKSGFEIFDKQEFGATENEQKVKFQRAIQGELSKTIESLEPIQRATVYIAFPKDSVFTERQVPPTASVVVKIKEGAKLSRKQIDGIKRIVAGSVTNLKTEDVKIVTQDGVALGEDGITLENELVAAQINYKKEFETSYEQKIIDMIGKFIGGRDKVTAKVSIEFDFSTKDSQSEIYDPNSVIRSEQNIEEKREGKQPKEVGGVPGAVSNIGPVQGLEDNKATELYSKNVANTNYEISKKIIKVKDQYATIKRVTAAVVVDGKYEKTKDENGNLTSVIAYVPLSNEDLTKIKSLVEQTIGYNQTRGDEVTVSNFEFKNINKGNSSKTSEIFELYIKPLLPVLKYLIVLLILYVFYKKVITPFLQKMLSDAKEEDIKPEIYNESNVQEEAEDTLEKFKAARKRVEEQLGISSNFNEDELKYEVLLEKMKLIVTDRSEEVSSLLQGMIKNDNDFNSHKEL from the coding sequence ATGGATTATAAAGCGCTATTTCATCAAGTCGGACAGCTATACCAAAATCTCACGCTAAGGCAAAAAATCGTTGCAGCTAGTAGTATAGTTGTCGTTGTCGGGTTTTTGGTATTTTTGAGCCTTTATAAAGGCGGCCAAACCTCTGAATATGATGGATATAGCGTTTTATTTAGAAATTTAAACCCAGCTGATTCAGCCCAAATCGTCGCCCAACTAGAAAAAGACGGAGTCAAATACAAACTAGCAAGCGAAAACACCATATTAGTCCCGACTGCTGAAGTTTATAAAGAGCGTATTGCAGTAGCAAGTCTTGGTATCATGAAAGATGGAAAAAGTGGCTTTGAAATATTTGACAAACAAGAATTTGGCGCCACAGAAAACGAGCAAAAAGTCAAATTCCAAAGAGCCATTCAAGGCGAACTATCAAAAACCATAGAAAGCCTTGAGCCAATACAAAGAGCCACAGTCTATATAGCATTTCCAAAAGATAGCGTCTTTACAGAACGCCAAGTCCCACCCACAGCTTCAGTAGTGGTAAAAATCAAAGAAGGCGCAAAGCTTAGCCGCAAACAAATAGATGGTATAAAAAGAATAGTAGCTGGCTCAGTTACAAATTTAAAAACCGAAGATGTCAAAATAGTAACCCAAGATGGCGTCGCTCTTGGCGAAGATGGCATAACTCTAGAAAACGAGCTAGTCGCAGCCCAAATCAACTACAAAAAAGAGTTTGAAACATCTTACGAGCAAAAAATCATAGATATGATTGGCAAATTTATAGGTGGAAGAGACAAGGTAACTGCCAAAGTTAGCATTGAATTTGACTTTTCTACAAAAGACAGCCAAAGTGAAATCTACGATCCAAACTCAGTCATCAGAAGCGAACAAAACATAGAAGAAAAAAGAGAGGGCAAACAGCCAAAAGAAGTCGGTGGCGTGCCAGGAGCAGTAAGCAACATAGGTCCAGTTCAAGGGCTTGAAGACAACAAGGCAACAGAGCTTTATTCTAAAAACGTAGCAAACACAAACTACGAAATCTCTAAAAAAATCATAAAAGTCAAAGACCAATACGCAACCATAAAAAGAGTAACAGCAGCAGTCGTAGTAGATGGCAAATATGAAAAAACAAAAGATGAAAATGGCAACCTTACAAGCGTGATAGCTTACGTCCCACTAAGCAATGAAGATCTAACCAAAATAAAATCCCTAGTCGAACAAACAATAGGATATAACCAAACAAGAGGCGATGAAGTCACAGTAAGCAACTTTGAGTTCAAAAACATAAACAAGGGCAACTCATCAAAGACATCTGAAATATTTGAGCTATATATAAAACCTTTATTGCCAGTTTTAAAATACCTTATAGTTTTGCTTATATTATATGTATTTTACAAGAAGGTCATTACTCCATTTTTACAAAAAATGCTCTCAGATGCCAAAGAAGAGGATATCAAACCTGAAATTTACAATGAAAGTAATGTCCAAGAAGAAGCAGAAGATACGCTTGAGAAATTTAAAGCCGCTAGAAAAAGAGTTGAAGAACAACTTGGCATTAGCAGCAACTTCAACGAAGATGAGTTGAAATACGAAGTGCTACTTGAAAAGATGAAACTAATAGTAACAGATAGAAGCGAAGAGGTTTCTAGCTTGCTTCAAGGCATGATAAAAAATGACAATGATTTTAACTCACATAAGGAGTTATAG
- a CDS encoding aromatic amino acid transport family protein: MKNLNEFDVRWMLSLFGTAVGAGILFLPIRAGTGGFFPVLVMTLLIFPMVWLSHRALSRFVCASSHSDKDITHAAEEHWGRGVSIVITILYFFAIYPICLAYGVGITNTFASFFINQLNLTSLFDADSRQLYPSVRIVLSVVLVGAMMLVMLFKEEIITKVCNALVYPLCFVLFAFSLYLIPNWKLESLSFMPSFKDFIVVVWLTLPVLVFAFNHSPAISTFSKSVRREYGDQAPQKASQILFSTSLMLLVFVMFFVFSCILCLDGADFEAARAANIPILSYFANKFDNPLISYGAPLVAFLAILSSFFGHYFGAAEGLNGIIRKGLKSAGKEPNLKAINLFTTLFMFVTIVCVAYLNPSILGFIEDLGGPIIAAILFVMPIIGLYTVKGMKKWQNKPLDIFVLVMGLVTISSVIYKFF; this comes from the coding sequence ATGAAAAATTTAAACGAATTTGACGTAAGATGGATGCTCTCACTATTTGGGACAGCTGTCGGAGCTGGGATTTTATTTTTGCCTATAAGGGCTGGAACTGGTGGATTTTTTCCTGTACTTGTTATGACTTTGCTCATATTTCCAATGGTTTGGCTATCTCATAGAGCCTTATCGAGATTTGTTTGTGCATCAAGTCACAGTGACAAAGACATCACCCACGCAGCTGAAGAGCACTGGGGAAGAGGCGTTAGTATCGTTATCACCATACTTTACTTTTTTGCGATTTATCCTATTTGTTTGGCGTATGGTGTAGGTATCACAAACACATTTGCAAGCTTTTTTATAAATCAGCTAAATTTAACATCGCTTTTTGACGCAGACTCAAGGCAATTATATCCAAGCGTAAGGATAGTCTTGTCAGTGGTTTTAGTCGGAGCCATGATGCTTGTTATGCTATTTAAAGAAGAGATCATCACAAAGGTTTGCAACGCTTTAGTCTATCCACTTTGCTTTGTTTTGTTTGCTTTTTCTTTGTATTTGATACCAAATTGGAAGCTAGAGAGCTTATCTTTTATGCCAAGCTTTAAAGACTTTATCGTGGTTGTTTGGCTTACACTTCCAGTGCTTGTATTTGCTTTTAACCACTCTCCAGCTATTTCGACTTTTTCTAAAAGTGTCAGAAGAGAGTATGGGGATCAGGCTCCACAAAAAGCAAGCCAAATTTTATTTAGCACATCTTTGATGCTTTTAGTTTTTGTTATGTTTTTTGTATTTTCATGTATTTTGTGCTTAGACGGAGCAGATTTTGAAGCTGCAAGAGCAGCAAATATCCCTATTCTTTCATACTTTGCAAACAAATTTGACAACCCGCTCATCTCATACGGCGCTCCATTAGTAGCATTTTTGGCTATTCTTAGTTCATTTTTTGGTCATTATTTTGGAGCCGCAGAAGGACTAAACGGAATTATCAGAAAAGGGCTAAAAAGCGCTGGCAAAGAGCCAAATTTAAAAGCCATAAATTTATTCACAACTCTATTTATGTTTGTGACTATAGTTTGCGTTGCTTACTTAAATCCAAGTATTTTAGGATTTATCGAAGATCTTGGCGGGCCTATCATCGCTGCCATTCTTTTTGTAATGCCAATCATCGGGCTTTACACAGTTAAAGGCATGAAAAAATGGCAAAACAAACCGCTTGATATATTTGTTTTAGTCATGGGACTTGTGACTATCTCAAGCGTCATATATAAGTTTTTCTAG
- the hisC gene encoding histidinol-phosphate transaminase, protein MKFNTHIQNLPIYEAGKPIELVVREFGINPKNIIKLASNENPLGTSKSVIKTLQKVAKNASLYPDDSFYELKDALANLYSVKSENIVIGSGSDQIIEFALHAKTSDKNAILVSGTTFAMYEIYAKHTGAKVYKTQSKEHDLNEFRKTYNEHKNEIKVIFLCIPNNPLGDCLDASEVMKFISEVDKDTLVIIDGAYMEFAKFKDKKKAINPKDLISKFPNALYLGTFSKAYGLGGMRVGYGVGNSELITALHKLRAPFNITTLSLAAAIAAIKDKDFIKKTLKNNLKEMKVYEKFATKNGIKFIPSYTNFITFIFDETKNATQISDNLLKKGIILRNLKSYGLNAIRITIGKPEQNKRVLGELKKEI, encoded by the coding sequence ATGAAATTTAACACCCACATACAAAATTTACCAATATACGAAGCTGGAAAGCCAATTGAGCTAGTAGTAAGAGAGTTTGGCATAAATCCAAAAAATATAATCAAACTAGCCAGCAACGAAAATCCACTAGGTACTAGCAAAAGTGTCATCAAAACCTTACAAAAAGTCGCAAAAAACGCTAGCTTATACCCAGATGATAGCTTTTATGAGCTAAAAGACGCTTTAGCAAATTTATACAGTGTAAAATCAGAAAATATCGTCATAGGAAGCGGAAGCGACCAGATAATTGAGTTTGCACTTCATGCTAAAACTAGCGACAAAAACGCTATTTTAGTCAGCGGAACTACATTTGCGATGTATGAAATTTACGCCAAACACACAGGCGCAAAAGTCTATAAAACTCAGAGTAAAGAACATGATCTAAACGAGTTTAGAAAGACCTATAACGAGCATAAAAACGAGATAAAAGTCATATTTTTATGTATCCCAAACAACCCTCTTGGCGACTGTCTTGACGCGAGTGAAGTTATGAAGTTTATATCTGAAGTCGATAAAGATACTTTAGTCATAATTGATGGTGCTTACATGGAATTTGCTAAATTTAAAGACAAGAAAAAAGCCATTAATCCAAAAGATTTGATAAGCAAATTTCCAAATGCCCTCTATCTTGGAACATTTTCAAAAGCGTATGGTCTTGGTGGAATGAGAGTGGGATATGGCGTAGGAAATAGTGAGCTTATCACTGCTTTACATAAATTAAGAGCTCCATTTAATATCACAACTCTTAGCCTTGCAGCGGCTATCGCAGCCATAAAAGACAAAGATTTCATCAAAAAAACTCTCAAAAACAACCTAAAAGAGATGAAAGTTTATGAGAAATTTGCCACAAAAAATGGTATCAAATTTATCCCAAGCTATACAAATTTTATAACTTTTATATTTGATGAGACAAAAAACGCAACACAAATTTCAGATAATCTACTAAAAAAAGGTATAATTTTACGAAATCTAAAAAGCTATGGCCTAAATGCGATTCGCATCACTATAGGCAAACCTGAGCAGAACAAAAGAGTTCTTGGCGAACTAAAAAAGGAAATCTGA
- the dxs gene encoding 1-deoxy-D-xylulose-5-phosphate synthase, with translation MDIKSKNLDELTTLCQEIREKILQTVSINGGHLSSNMGVVELIVAMHYVFEAGNDPFIFDVSHQSYTHKLLTDRWESFSTLRQFNGISGYTKPSESKFDYFVAGHSSTSISLAVGACKAIKLKNEDRLPVALIGDGALSAGMAYEALNELGDRKYPCVIILNDNEMSISKPIGALSKYLSQMMAGAFYQNFKARVNQFLSYVPDSAAYMAKRFEEGFRLITPGMFFEELGLEYIGPVDGHDLKSLISTFQTAKTMKKPVIVHVQTIKGKGYIPAEGRHEKWHGVSPFDLESGESIKKSGSKSATAIFSDLLLNLANEHENVVGVTAAMPSGTGMDKLIEKFPDRFWDVAIAEQHAITSMAAMAKEGFKPYIAIYSTFMQRAYDQIIHDCAIMNLPVVLCMDRAGIVGEDGETHQGVFDISFLNAIPNLNLVAPRDEQSFKNIMEFSYSFNAPLAIRYPRGEFLASGNTKSEPIKLAKGQILAQGNSKIAFIGYGNGVGKAMQVANGLDFEPTIVDLIFIKPLDKELLLELTKEHKIWYIFSDSAKKGGVGEILSAFLQENLVHDVEIKSFEYEDKFIKHGKLNLVEEELEISVDMIRKYILNNKKY, from the coding sequence ATGGATATAAAATCAAAAAATTTAGACGAACTAACAACACTTTGCCAAGAAATAAGAGAAAAAATACTTCAAACAGTAAGCATAAATGGCGGACATCTTAGCTCAAATATGGGTGTTGTCGAGCTGATAGTAGCTATGCACTATGTTTTTGAAGCTGGGAACGACCCTTTTATATTTGATGTTAGCCACCAAAGCTACACACACAAGCTTCTAACAGATAGATGGGAAAGCTTTTCAACGCTTAGACAATTTAATGGAATAAGTGGCTACACCAAGCCAAGTGAGAGTAAATTTGACTACTTCGTCGCAGGTCATAGCTCGACTTCTATAAGCCTAGCAGTGGGCGCTTGCAAAGCTATAAAACTAAAAAATGAAGACAGACTTCCAGTAGCCCTAATAGGCGACGGGGCATTGAGCGCTGGCATGGCGTATGAAGCACTAAACGAGCTTGGAGATAGAAAATATCCTTGCGTAATCATTCTAAATGACAATGAAATGAGCATCTCAAAACCAATAGGAGCTTTAAGCAAATACCTATCTCAGATGATGGCTGGAGCTTTTTACCAAAATTTCAAAGCCAGAGTAAATCAGTTTTTAAGCTATGTTCCAGACTCAGCAGCATACATGGCAAAGCGTTTTGAAGAGGGTTTTAGGCTAATCACTCCAGGGATGTTTTTTGAAGAGCTCGGACTTGAGTATATAGGGCCAGTTGATGGACATGATTTAAAATCTCTCATTTCTACATTTCAAACTGCAAAAACGATGAAAAAACCAGTCATCGTCCATGTCCAAACCATAAAAGGCAAAGGTTACATTCCAGCTGAGGGAAGACATGAAAAATGGCATGGAGTAAGCCCGTTTGATCTTGAAAGTGGCGAATCGATCAAAAAAAGCGGCTCTAAAAGTGCAACGGCAATATTTAGCGATTTGCTTTTAAATTTAGCAAACGAGCATGAAAACGTAGTTGGCGTAACTGCTGCTATGCCAAGCGGAACTGGCATGGATAAGCTAATAGAGAAATTTCCAGATAGGTTTTGGGATGTCGCCATAGCCGAACAACACGCCATAACCTCCATGGCAGCTATGGCAAAAGAGGGTTTTAAGCCCTACATCGCCATTTATTCGACTTTCATGCAAAGAGCCTACGACCAGATCATTCATGATTGCGCGATTATGAATCTGCCAGTAGTTTTGTGTATGGATAGAGCTGGTATTGTAGGCGAAGACGGCGAAACTCATCAAGGCGTTTTTGATATAAGTTTTTTAAACGCTATTCCAAATTTAAATTTAGTAGCGCCAAGAGATGAGCAGAGTTTTAAAAATATAATGGAGTTTTCATATAGTTTTAACGCTCCACTTGCTATCAGATATCCTCGTGGCGAGTTTTTGGCAAGCGGGAATACAAAATCAGAGCCGATAAAACTAGCAAAAGGTCAAATACTAGCTCAAGGCAACTCAAAAATAGCCTTTATAGGATACGGAAATGGCGTCGGCAAGGCTATGCAAGTAGCAAATGGGCTTGATTTTGAGCCGACTATAGTCGATCTAATTTTCATAAAACCTTTAGACAAAGAGCTACTTTTAGAGCTTACAAAAGAACATAAAATTTGGTATATTTTTAGTGATAGTGCTAAAAAAGGTGGCGTTGGCGAAATACTAAGTGCGTTTTTACAAGAAAATTTAGTGCATGATGTAGAGATAAAAAGTTTTGAATACGAAGATAAATTTATAAAACATGGAAAATTAAATTTAGTAGAAGAGGAGCTCGAAATTAGCGTAGATATGATTAGAAAATATATTTTAAATAATAAAAAATATTAG
- the fliG gene encoding flagellar motor switch protein FliG — translation MTKLDEQQKMIYDDLGMPEKVAILLIQLGEDATTLLFSHMDIDVITEISRYIASAKTIDKSIAAAVLEEFYALMQSNQYMKSGGIEYAKEILFRTFGPEIAQKIMDKLQKSMETTKSFGYLSQIRPQQLADFIMKEHPQTVALIVAHMDATSAAETLVYFPDELRSEVIIRMANLGDISPSVVKRVSTVLESKLESLTSYKVEVGGPRAVAEVLNRLGQKASKSTIGLIEQNDPTLAVTIKEMMFTFEDISGLDNGAIREILKAVDKKDLMIGLKGSGDDLKQKFLSNMSQRASEAFVEEMQFLGAVRVKDVEEAQRRVVEQVQKLAEAGVFQVGESDEMVE, via the coding sequence GTGACAAAGCTTGATGAACAACAAAAGATGATTTATGATGATTTAGGTATGCCTGAAAAAGTAGCTATCTTACTTATCCAGCTTGGAGAAGATGCTACTACTTTGTTATTTTCTCACATGGATATAGATGTCATAACTGAAATTTCAAGATATATAGCAAGCGCAAAAACTATCGACAAATCCATAGCAGCAGCTGTTTTAGAAGAGTTTTACGCCCTAATGCAATCAAACCAATACATGAAAAGTGGCGGTATCGAGTACGCAAAAGAGATTTTATTTCGTACATTTGGTCCAGAAATTGCTCAAAAAATCATGGATAAATTACAAAAATCCATGGAAACAACCAAATCTTTTGGCTATCTAAGCCAAATCAGACCTCAGCAATTAGCAGATTTCATCATGAAAGAGCACCCTCAAACAGTCGCTCTTATAGTAGCTCACATGGACGCGACAAGCGCAGCTGAAACTCTAGTATATTTTCCTGATGAGCTAAGAAGTGAAGTTATCATTCGTATGGCAAATTTAGGCGACATCAGTCCATCAGTTGTCAAACGCGTCTCAACCGTACTTGAAAGCAAACTAGAAAGCCTCACAAGCTACAAAGTCGAAGTCGGTGGCCCAAGAGCTGTAGCAGAAGTCCTTAACCGTCTTGGTCAAAAAGCAAGCAAATCAACAATTGGCCTAATCGAACAAAATGATCCAACTCTAGCAGTAACTATCAAAGAGATGATGTTTACGTTTGAAGATATAAGCGGGCTTGATAATGGAGCAATTCGCGAAATCCTAAAAGCAGTCGATAAAAAAGACTTAATGATAGGACTTAAAGGTAGTGGCGATGATCTAAAGCAAAAATTCTTATCAAATATGAGCCAAAGAGCAAGCGAAGCCTTTGTAGAAGAGATGCAGTTCCTTGGCGCTGTACGTGTAAAAGATGTAGAAGAGGCTCAAAGAAGAGTTGTAGAACAAGTCCAAAAACTTGCTGAAGCTGGAGTCTTCCAAGTCGGCGAGAGTGATGAGATGGTAGAATGA
- the pheA gene encoding prephenate dehydratase, giving the protein MQSIDELRVGIDKIDDQVLSLLNQRMEFVKKIGELKQSSGTAIYRPERERAILSRLLNAKDNKLSKEAIEAIYLEIFAVSRNLEMPQKVAFLGPIGTYTHQAAESRFGAMSNYIPLATIEAVFKELNNGEAKYGVVPTENNTEGAVGITLDCLGKYENVKIVAEIYMDIHHSFVSISDSLKDIKKIYSHPQGYNQCRKFLDDHGLSDVPFIPTKSTAEAALLASKDSASAAICSKIAAHINNVPIMFDTIEDNLANRTRFFVLSDFKNARSEHNKTSILAKTDHRPGALVELLSMFRNEGINITKLESRPIKQKDFKTVFYIDFEGHIDDENVKRILELANKNHHEIHWLGSYINQQG; this is encoded by the coding sequence ATGCAAAGTATTGATGAGCTTAGAGTTGGGATAGATAAGATAGATGATCAAGTTTTATCTCTTTTAAATCAAAGAATGGAGTTTGTCAAAAAAATCGGCGAACTAAAACAAAGTAGCGGCACTGCCATATATCGCCCTGAGCGCGAACGTGCCATACTTTCAAGGCTTTTAAATGCCAAAGACAACAAGCTAAGCAAAGAGGCTATTGAGGCCATTTATTTGGAGATTTTTGCAGTCAGCAGAAACCTTGAAATGCCTCAAAAAGTAGCGTTTTTAGGACCTATTGGCACTTACACTCATCAAGCAGCTGAGAGTAGATTTGGTGCGATGAGCAACTACATCCCACTTGCGACTATCGAAGCAGTTTTTAAAGAGCTAAATAATGGCGAAGCCAAATACGGCGTAGTCCCTACAGAAAACAACACAGAAGGCGCTGTAGGCATCACTTTAGACTGTCTTGGCAAATACGAAAATGTCAAAATCGTAGCCGAAATTTACATGGATATACACCATAGTTTTGTGAGCATAAGTGATAGCCTAAAAGATATCAAAAAGATCTACTCACACCCTCAAGGCTACAATCAATGTCGCAAATTTCTTGATGATCATGGGCTTAGCGATGTGCCTTTTATCCCTACTAAATCAACTGCCGAAGCAGCACTTCTTGCGTCAAAAGACAGCGCTTCAGCAGCTATTTGCTCAAAAATCGCAGCCCACATAAACAACGTTCCTATTATGTTTGACACGATTGAAGATAACCTTGCAAATAGAACTAGATTTTTTGTTTTAAGCGACTTCAAAAACGCTAGAAGCGAACACAATAAAACTAGCATTTTAGCCAAAACCGACCACCGTCCAGGAGCCTTAGTCGAGCTACTTTCGATGTTTAGAAACGAAGGTATAAACATCACCAAGCTAGAAAGCCGCCCTATAAAACAAAAAGATTTCAAAACCGTATTTTATATAGATTTTGAAGGTCACATAGACGATGAAAATGTCAAACGCATATTAGAACTAGCCAACAAAAATCACCACGAAATACACTGGCTAGGAAGTTACATCAATCAACAAGGATAA
- the perR gene encoding peroxide-responsive transcriptional repressor PerR produces the protein MDYIELLKQVNLKATPQRLCVLKILDKHTHPTIDELYLEIKKDYPSISLATVYKNLNTLIDEKLVVEVNTPNQKAKYDIYEHPHIHVVCSVCGMVEDVNCDDAKLIEYQEHLEKKVGNIIDRLNIVATVKGCKNCSHC, from the coding sequence ATGGATTACATCGAACTACTCAAACAAGTCAATCTAAAAGCAACACCACAAAGACTTTGTGTACTAAAAATTTTAGACAAACATACTCACCCAACAATAGATGAGCTATATCTAGAAATAAAAAAAGACTATCCATCTATATCTCTAGCTACAGTCTACAAAAACTTAAACACTTTGATAGATGAAAAGCTAGTTGTCGAGGTAAATACTCCAAACCAAAAAGCAAAATACGATATATACGAACACCCACATATTCACGTAGTTTGCTCAGTTTGTGGCATGGTTGAAGATGTGAACTGTGATGATGCTAAGCTGATAGAATATCAAGAGCACCTTGAGAAAAAAGTTGGCAATATCATCGATAGACTAAATATAGTTGCTACAGTAAAAGGCTGCAAAAACTGCTCACATTGCTAA